Proteins from one Comamonas flocculans genomic window:
- the murF gene encoding bifunctional UDP-N-acetylmuramoyl-L-alanyl-D-glutamate--2,6-diaminopimelate ligase MurE/UDP-N-acetylmuramoyl-tripeptide--D-alanyl-D-alanine ligase MurF encodes MSATVPGTVEQTLAFLRARVGGRLRADSRKVAPGDGFLAWNSAPEAAWAHARDALARGAGACVLDAATVVPEANAPRVVRCPDLKARAGAIASAWLGEPSAQMRVLAVTGTNGKTSTAWWLAQAVEKLAKKELIALGGCGFVGTLGVGMLPRLARTGLTTPDPVVLQQALADLLGAGLRACAIEASSIGIVEQRLGGTRIDTAIFTNFTQDHLDYHGSMAAYWQAKRALFDWPGLRAAVVNVDDAHGARLHAELAPRALDLWSVAVAVPARLRAENLCHAPEGLSFDVVEGGQCASLATRLVGDYNVANLLGVIATLRSLGVPLAAACAACADLVPVPGRMQQVALAGQPLAVVDYAHTPDALAQALAALRPLARQRGGRLWCVFGCGGDRDAGKRPLMGAAAQAGAERCVLTSDNPRSEAPGAIIAQVLTGMRAAADAVQVEADRALAIAQALAQADARDVVLIAGKGHEDYQEAAGVRHPFSDAEHARAALRRRAGAPAPMCTLAQAHALLQARVPAARLVGDGATPLMRVHSDSRSLQPGDLFVALKGERFDAHDFLPQARAAGAAGALAEHGLEAAGLPGITVPDTLQALGALATAWRAQHALALVAVTGSNGKTTVTQMVAAILRAWLGDAALATRGNLNNAIGVPLTLLGLRPAHRAAVVELGMNHPGEIAALAAMAQPTVALVNNAQREHQEFMHGVQAVARENGAVLQALPADGVAVFPHADEYSPLWHDLAGQRRVVTFGDGAAADVHCTQAQWQDGAWQLAVRTPAGDFATRLSIAGRHNVRNALAAAACALAAGAPLQVLAQGLTQFRPVSGRSRAFALQRRGHRLSVVDDSYNANPDSVLAAIDVLASLPAPRLLVLGDMGEVGSQGPQFHAEAGSYARAQGVEQLLALGELSRHTAQAFGEGARHFDDAPALIARLLECLPQTASVLVKGSRFMRMERVVRAIEEGGA; translated from the coding sequence GTGAGCGCGACCGTGCCTGGCACCGTGGAGCAGACGCTGGCCTTCCTGCGCGCGCGGGTGGGCGGCAGGCTGCGCGCCGACAGCCGCAAGGTGGCGCCCGGCGACGGCTTTCTCGCCTGGAACAGCGCGCCGGAGGCGGCATGGGCGCACGCCCGGGACGCACTCGCGCGCGGCGCCGGTGCCTGCGTGCTGGACGCGGCCACGGTCGTACCCGAGGCCAATGCGCCCCGGGTTGTGCGCTGCCCCGACCTGAAGGCGCGGGCCGGCGCCATCGCCAGCGCCTGGCTGGGCGAGCCCAGCGCGCAGATGCGCGTGCTGGCGGTGACCGGAACCAACGGCAAGACCAGCACGGCCTGGTGGCTGGCGCAGGCTGTTGAAAAACTTGCAAAAAAGGAGCTGATTGCGCTTGGTGGGTGCGGGTTTGTGGGCACTTTGGGTGTGGGAATGCTGCCCCGGCTCGCGCGCACCGGTCTGACCACCCCCGACCCCGTTGTGCTGCAGCAGGCGCTGGCGGACCTGCTGGGCGCGGGTCTGCGTGCCTGCGCGATCGAGGCGTCGTCCATAGGCATCGTCGAGCAGCGCCTGGGGGGCACGCGCATCGACACCGCGATCTTCACCAATTTCACCCAGGACCACCTGGACTACCACGGCAGCATGGCGGCCTACTGGCAGGCCAAGCGTGCCCTGTTCGACTGGCCGGGCCTGCGCGCAGCCGTGGTCAACGTGGACGACGCGCACGGCGCGCGCCTGCATGCCGAGCTTGCGCCGCGGGCGCTGGACCTGTGGAGCGTGGCCGTCGCCGTGCCCGCGCGCCTGCGCGCCGAAAACCTGTGCCATGCGCCCGAGGGTCTGAGCTTCGACGTGGTCGAGGGCGGCCAGTGCGCCAGCCTGGCCACGCGTCTGGTGGGCGACTACAACGTGGCCAACCTGCTGGGCGTGATTGCCACTTTGCGCTCGCTTGGCGTGCCGCTGGCGGCTGCCTGCGCGGCCTGCGCCGATCTGGTGCCGGTGCCCGGACGCATGCAGCAGGTGGCGCTCGCCGGCCAGCCGCTGGCCGTGGTGGACTACGCGCACACGCCCGATGCGCTCGCCCAGGCGCTTGCGGCGCTGCGCCCGCTGGCACGCCAGCGCGGCGGGCGGCTGTGGTGCGTGTTCGGCTGCGGCGGGGACCGCGATGCCGGCAAGCGCCCCTTGATGGGCGCCGCCGCGCAGGCCGGTGCCGAGCGCTGCGTGCTCACCAGCGACAACCCGCGCAGCGAGGCGCCGGGGGCCATCATCGCCCAGGTGCTGACCGGCATGCGCGCGGCGGCGGACGCGGTTCAGGTCGAAGCCGACCGCGCGCTTGCGATTGCCCAGGCCCTGGCGCAGGCGGATGCGCGCGACGTGGTGCTGATCGCCGGCAAGGGCCATGAGGATTACCAGGAAGCGGCCGGGGTGCGCCACCCTTTTTCCGACGCCGAGCACGCACGGGCCGCACTGCGGCGCCGCGCGGGCGCGCCGGCCCCGATGTGCACGCTGGCACAGGCGCATGCGCTGCTGCAGGCCCGCGTGCCGGCGGCGCGCCTCGTGGGCGACGGCGCCACGCCCCTGATGCGTGTGCACAGCGACAGCCGCAGCCTGCAGCCGGGCGACCTGTTCGTCGCGCTCAAGGGCGAGCGCTTCGATGCGCATGACTTTCTGCCCCAGGCGCGCGCCGCCGGTGCGGCCGGGGCGCTGGCGGAGCACGGGCTTGAAGCCGCTGGCCTGCCCGGCATCACCGTGCCCGACACGCTGCAGGCCCTGGGCGCGCTGGCCACGGCCTGGCGCGCGCAGCATGCGCTGGCGCTGGTGGCGGTGACCGGCAGCAACGGCAAGACCACGGTCACCCAGATGGTGGCGGCCATCCTTCGGGCCTGGCTGGGCGACGCCGCCCTGGCCACGCGCGGCAACTTGAACAACGCCATCGGCGTGCCGCTGACGCTGCTGGGGCTGCGCCCCGCACACCGCGCCGCGGTGGTCGAGCTGGGCATGAACCATCCGGGCGAGATCGCCGCGCTGGCCGCCATGGCCCAGCCCACGGTGGCGCTGGTGAACAACGCCCAGCGCGAGCACCAGGAATTCATGCACGGCGTGCAGGCGGTGGCACGTGAAAACGGTGCGGTGCTGCAGGCGCTGCCCGCCGACGGCGTGGCCGTCTTTCCGCATGCCGACGAATACAGCCCGCTGTGGCATGACCTGGCTGGCCAGCGGCGCGTCGTCACCTTCGGTGACGGTGCCGCGGCCGACGTGCATTGCACGCAGGCGCAGTGGCAGGACGGCGCGTGGCAGCTGGCGGTGCGCACGCCCGCGGGCGATTTTGCAACGCGCTTGTCGATTGCCGGGCGGCACAACGTGCGCAATGCCCTGGCGGCGGCGGCCTGTGCTCTGGCCGCCGGTGCCCCGTTGCAGGTGCTGGCGCAGGGACTGACGCAATTTCGCCCGGTCAGCGGCCGCTCGCGGGCGTTTGCGCTGCAGCGGCGCGGACACCGCCTGAGCGTGGTGGACGACAGCTACAACGCCAACCCGGACTCGGTGCTCGCCGCCATCGACGTGCTGGCGAGCTTGCCCGCGCCGCGCCTGCTGGTGCTGGGCGACATGGGCGAGGTCGGCAGCCAGGGGCCACAGTTCCATGCCGAGGCAGGCAGCTATGCGCGTGCCCAGGGCGTGGAGCAGCTGCTTGCGCTGGGCGAGCTCTCCCGGCACACGGCGCAGGCCTTTGGTGAGGGTGCCCGGCATTTCGACGATGCGCCGGCGCTCATCGCCAGGCTGCTCGAATGTCTGCCGCAGACGGCCAGCGTGCTGGTCAAGGGCTCGCGTTTCATGCGCATGGAGCGCGTGGTGCGGGCCATCGAGGAGGGCGGCGCATGA
- a CDS encoding peptidoglycan D,D-transpeptidase FtsI family protein: MSRRRVNYASSPLLAARTPVWRSKFVVALVAFGFLTLAVRATYVQVIHSDFFKRQGEVRFVRTLELPAHRGRLLDRNGLILASSVPAASIWAIPEDVEDQQPTVRQRLKEAARLMDMPLERLTARLADEDKTFVWLKRQLDWDVGQKIMALGIKGLYLRKEYKREYPEGESVAHVVGFTNVEDHGQEGMELAFDDELAGKPGSLRVIKDGRGRVVEGVGTETPPVDGRDIQLSVDSKIQFFAYQKLRDTVIAHKAKAGSVVVLDAHTGEVLALANYPSYDPSDRRHLTGEQLRNRALTDTFEPGSTMKPITIGMALELGRVRHDTIIDTSPGRYALGKFTISDTHNYGALTVDGVIQKSSNIGALKVAQRMTAQEMWTVHTALGYGQRPELAFPGAASGRLRPWKSWKPVEQATMAYGYGLSASLFQMARSYTVFANDGVVIPATMLRRSEAPVGTRVFSPANARLVRHMLWLAAGPGGTGQKAQTMGYSIGGKSGTARKQVGKTYAAGKYRAWFTGMAPIDQPRIIVGVMIDEPSAGVYYGGAVSGPVFSEVVQQTLRLMGVAPDLAVKPLIVSNPIEEPLL, encoded by the coding sequence ATGAGCCGGCGCCGCGTCAACTACGCCTCCAGCCCGCTGCTGGCCGCGCGCACCCCGGTGTGGCGCAGCAAGTTCGTGGTCGCGCTCGTGGCCTTCGGCTTTCTCACGCTGGCGGTGCGCGCGACCTACGTGCAGGTCATTCACAGCGACTTCTTCAAGCGCCAGGGCGAGGTGCGCTTCGTGCGCACGCTGGAGCTGCCCGCGCACCGCGGCCGCCTGCTGGATCGCAACGGCCTGATCCTCGCTTCCAGCGTGCCGGCCGCCAGCATCTGGGCCATTCCCGAGGACGTGGAAGACCAGCAGCCCACGGTGCGCCAGCGCTTGAAGGAAGCGGCGCGCCTCATGGACATGCCGCTGGAGCGACTCACGGCGCGCCTGGCCGACGAGGACAAGACCTTCGTCTGGCTCAAGCGCCAGCTCGACTGGGACGTGGGCCAGAAGATCATGGCGCTGGGCATCAAGGGCCTGTACCTGCGCAAGGAGTACAAGCGCGAATACCCCGAGGGCGAGTCGGTGGCCCACGTGGTGGGTTTCACCAACGTCGAGGACCACGGCCAGGAGGGCATGGAGCTCGCGTTCGACGACGAACTGGCGGGCAAGCCCGGTTCGCTGCGCGTGATCAAGGATGGGCGCGGGCGCGTGGTGGAGGGCGTGGGCACCGAAACCCCGCCGGTGGACGGGCGCGACATCCAGCTGTCGGTGGACAGCAAGATCCAGTTCTTCGCCTACCAGAAGCTGCGCGACACCGTGATCGCGCACAAGGCCAAGGCCGGCAGCGTGGTGGTGCTCGACGCGCACACCGGCGAGGTGCTGGCGCTGGCCAATTACCCCAGCTACGACCCGAGCGACCGGCGCCACCTCACCGGCGAGCAGCTGCGCAACCGCGCGCTGACCGACACCTTCGAGCCCGGCTCGACCATGAAGCCCATCACCATAGGGATGGCGCTGGAGCTTGGGCGGGTCAGACACGACACCATCATCGACACCTCGCCGGGGCGCTATGCGCTGGGCAAGTTCACCATTTCGGACACGCACAACTACGGCGCGCTCACCGTGGACGGGGTGATTCAGAAGTCCAGCAACATCGGCGCGCTCAAGGTCGCCCAGCGCATGACGGCGCAGGAGATGTGGACGGTGCACACCGCCCTGGGCTACGGGCAAAGGCCCGAGCTCGCCTTCCCCGGCGCGGCCAGCGGGCGCCTGCGGCCCTGGAAGAGCTGGAAGCCGGTGGAGCAGGCCACCATGGCCTACGGCTATGGGCTCTCGGCATCGCTGTTCCAGATGGCGCGCTCCTACACCGTGTTTGCCAACGACGGCGTGGTCATCCCGGCGACCATGCTCAGGCGCAGCGAGGCGCCCGTCGGCACGCGGGTGTTCTCCCCGGCCAATGCGCGGCTGGTGCGCCACATGCTGTGGCTGGCGGCCGGGCCGGGCGGCACGGGCCAGAAGGCGCAAACCATGGGCTACTCCATAGGCGGCAAGTCGGGCACCGCACGCAAGCAGGTGGGCAAGACCTATGCCGCCGGCAAGTACCGTGCATGGTTCACCGGCATGGCCCCCATCGACCAGCCGCGCATCATCGTGGGTGTGATGATCGACGAGCCCTCGGCCGGCGTGTACTACGGCGGCGCGGTCTCGGGCCCGGTGTTCAGCGAGGTAGTGCAGCAGACCCTGCGCCTGATGGGCGTGGCGCCCGACCTGGCGGTCAAGCCGCTCATCGTCTCCAACCCGATCGAGGAGCCGCTGCTGTGA
- the ftsL gene encoding cell division protein FtsL — MTRLSIVLLLAVMASGMWLVQVQYESRRLNTEWHRANVEARRLEVERQRLLVEKRAQATPLRVERLARDKLQMRTPTPATTLYVAADGTPLLPAAEVKP; from the coding sequence GTGACGCGCCTGAGCATCGTGCTGCTGCTGGCGGTCATGGCCAGCGGCATGTGGCTCGTGCAGGTGCAGTACGAGTCGCGCCGGCTCAACACCGAATGGCACCGCGCCAACGTCGAGGCGCGCCGGCTGGAGGTCGAGCGCCAGCGCCTGCTGGTGGAAAAACGCGCGCAGGCCACGCCGCTGCGCGTCGAGCGCCTGGCGCGCGACAAGCTGCAGATGCGCACGCCCACGCCCGCCACGACGCTGTACGTCGCGGCCGACGGCACGCCTCTCCTGCCCGCCGCGGAGGTCAAGCCATGA
- the hslU gene encoding ATP-dependent protease ATPase subunit HslU encodes MSAMTPREIVSELDRHIVGQQSAKRAVAIALRNRWRRQQVEAGLRGEITPKNILMIGPTGVGKTEIARRLARLAHAPFIKVEATKFTEVGYVGKDVDAIIRDLAEVAVKQTREQDMKKLRARAEDAAEERILDVLVPPARSEGAGADSTARQVFRKKLREGELDDKEIEIEVADARPQVEIMGPQGMEEMAEQLRGLFSQMGQEKRRTRKLRIAEALRLVGDEEAHRLVNEEEVRSRAIENLEQNGIVFLDEIDKVATRQEASGADVSRQGVQRDLLPLVEGTTVSTKYGMVRTDHILFIASGAFHLSKPSDLIPELQGRFPIRVELGSLSVQDFEAILTQTHASLVRQYQALLATEGVTLQFTPEGITRIAQIAFDVNERTENIGARRLATVMERLLDEVSFDATRLSGQTVVVDAALVDSRLASLSANEDLSRYIL; translated from the coding sequence ATGTCTGCCATGACCCCCCGGGAGATCGTCTCCGAACTCGACCGCCATATCGTCGGCCAGCAAAGCGCCAAGCGGGCCGTGGCGATCGCGCTGCGCAACCGCTGGCGCCGCCAGCAGGTGGAGGCGGGGCTGCGCGGCGAGATCACGCCCAAGAACATCCTCATGATCGGTCCCACCGGCGTCGGCAAGACCGAGATCGCGCGGCGCCTGGCGCGCCTGGCGCACGCGCCCTTCATCAAGGTGGAGGCGACCAAGTTCACCGAGGTTGGCTACGTCGGCAAGGACGTGGACGCGATCATCCGCGACTTGGCCGAGGTGGCGGTCAAGCAGACGCGCGAACAGGACATGAAGAAGCTGCGTGCGCGCGCCGAGGACGCGGCCGAGGAGCGCATCCTCGACGTGCTGGTGCCGCCCGCGCGCAGCGAGGGCGCGGGTGCGGACAGCACCGCGCGCCAGGTGTTTCGCAAGAAGCTGCGCGAGGGCGAGCTCGACGACAAGGAGATCGAGATCGAGGTGGCCGACGCCCGCCCGCAGGTCGAGATCATGGGCCCCCAGGGCATGGAAGAGATGGCCGAGCAGTTGCGCGGGCTGTTTTCCCAGATGGGCCAGGAAAAGCGGCGCACGCGCAAACTGCGCATCGCCGAGGCGCTCAGGCTCGTGGGCGACGAGGAAGCGCACCGCCTGGTCAACGAGGAAGAAGTGCGCAGCCGCGCGATCGAGAATCTCGAGCAGAACGGCATCGTCTTCCTCGACGAGATCGACAAGGTGGCCACGCGCCAGGAGGCGAGTGGCGCCGACGTCTCGCGCCAGGGCGTGCAGCGCGACCTGCTGCCGCTGGTCGAGGGCACCACCGTATCGACCAAGTACGGCATGGTCAGGACGGACCACATCCTGTTCATCGCCTCGGGCGCGTTTCACCTGTCCAAGCCCAGCGACCTGATCCCGGAACTGCAGGGGCGCTTTCCCATCCGCGTCGAGCTCGGCTCGCTGTCGGTGCAGGATTTCGAGGCCATCCTCACGCAGACCCATGCCAGCCTGGTGCGCCAGTACCAGGCGCTGCTGGCGACCGAAGGCGTGACGCTGCAATTCACGCCCGAAGGCATCACCCGCATCGCCCAGATCGCCTTCGACGTCAACGAACGCACCGAGAACATCGGTGCGCGGCGCCTGGCCACCGTCATGGAGCGCCTGCTTGACGAGGTGAGCTTCGATGCGACCCGGCTCTCGGGCCAGACCGTGGTGGTCGATGCAGCCCTGGTGGACAGCCGTCTGGCCAGCCTGAGCGCCAACGAAGACCTCTCGCGCTACATCCTGTGA
- the rsmH gene encoding 16S rRNA (cytosine(1402)-N(4))-methyltransferase RsmH, with amino-acid sequence MGCAASHTSVLLDEAVTALLGEVPAPNAVFVDGTFGRGGHARRILERIGPGGRLIAFDKDPEAVATAAALADTRFSIRHESFKGLAQLAPGSVAGVLLDLGVSSPQIDAPGRGFSFRFDGPLDMRMDPTRGESVAQWLAHAEPSAIAEVIRDYGEERFAGAIAKAIVARREKQGPVQTTAELAHLVAGAVRTREHGQNPATRTFQALRIFINAELEDLRQALEACLTVLAPCGRLVVISFHSLEDRIVKQFIARHAREAVDRRLPPSAPRAMPLKALERIRPGAAELAANPRARSAVMRVAERTEAPA; translated from the coding sequence GTGGGTTGCGCCGCTTCACACACCTCGGTCCTGCTCGACGAGGCGGTCACCGCCCTGTTGGGCGAGGTGCCCGCGCCCAATGCCGTGTTTGTCGACGGCACCTTCGGGCGCGGCGGGCATGCGCGCCGCATTCTCGAGCGCATCGGTCCGGGCGGGCGCCTGATCGCGTTTGACAAGGACCCCGAGGCCGTCGCCACGGCGGCGGCGCTGGCGGATACGCGCTTTTCGATACGCCACGAGAGTTTCAAGGGCCTGGCGCAGCTCGCGCCGGGCAGCGTCGCGGGCGTGTTGCTCGACCTGGGCGTGAGCTCGCCGCAGATCGACGCCCCCGGGCGCGGGTTCAGCTTTCGCTTCGACGGGCCGCTGGACATGCGCATGGACCCGACGCGCGGGGAGAGTGTGGCCCAGTGGCTCGCGCATGCCGAGCCGTCTGCAATTGCGGAGGTGATACGTGACTATGGTGAAGAACGGTTTGCTGGCGCCATTGCAAAGGCGATTGTTGCTCGGCGCGAGAAGCAGGGGCCTGTTCAGACCACTGCCGAGCTCGCCCACCTCGTGGCTGGCGCGGTCCGCACCCGCGAGCACGGGCAGAACCCGGCAACGCGCACATTTCAGGCTCTTCGGATTTTCATCAATGCCGAGCTCGAAGATCTCCGGCAGGCGCTAGAGGCGTGCCTCACGGTGCTGGCGCCCTGCGGGCGGCTGGTGGTGATCAGCTTTCATTCGCTCGAAGACCGCATCGTCAAGCAGTTCATCGCCCGCCATGCGCGTGAAGCGGTGGACCGGCGCCTGCCGCCCAGCGCGCCGCGCGCCATGCCGCTGAAGGCGCTGGAGCGCATCCGCCCCGGCGCGGCCGAGCTTGCCGCCAATCCGCGCGCGCGCAGCGCCGTGATGCGTGTGGCCGAACGCACGGAGGCGCCGGCGTGA
- the mraY gene encoding phospho-N-acetylmuramoyl-pentapeptide-transferase translates to MILWLSQWLQGLSPEFGFLRVFQYLTLRALMAAMTALVIGLVAGPRVIRMLTALKIGQPVRGYAMQSHLVKSGTPTMGGVLILLGITVSTLLWFDLSNRFVWIVLAVTLGMGAVGWVDDWRKVVNKDPEGMRSGQKYLLQSLIGLFAALYLVFSISGDSNVRVFELFLTWVQSGFSLDLPPKAGLLVPFFKEVSYPLGVLGFVILTYLVIVGASNAVNLTDGLDGLAIMPVIMVGSALGIFAYVTGNAVYARYLLFPHIPGSGELLVFCAAMAGAGLAFLWFNTHPAQIFMGDVGALALGGALGTIAVIVRQEIVLAIMGGIFVVEAISVMAQVTWFKYTKRRYGEGRRILKMAPLHHHFEKSGWKETQVVVRFWIITMLLCLVGLATLKLR, encoded by the coding sequence ATGATCCTGTGGCTCAGCCAGTGGCTGCAGGGCCTGTCGCCCGAGTTCGGCTTCCTGCGCGTGTTCCAGTACCTGACGCTGCGCGCACTGATGGCGGCGATGACGGCGCTAGTGATCGGCCTGGTGGCGGGCCCGCGCGTGATCCGCATGCTCACCGCGCTCAAGATCGGTCAGCCGGTGCGCGGCTATGCCATGCAGTCGCACCTGGTCAAGAGCGGCACGCCGACCATGGGCGGGGTGCTGATCCTGCTGGGCATCACGGTTTCCACCCTGCTGTGGTTCGATCTGTCCAACCGTTTCGTCTGGATCGTGCTGGCCGTCACCCTGGGCATGGGCGCGGTCGGCTGGGTGGACGACTGGCGCAAGGTGGTGAACAAGGACCCCGAAGGCATGCGCTCGGGGCAGAAGTACCTGCTGCAGTCGCTCATCGGCCTGTTTGCCGCGCTCTACCTGGTGTTCAGCATCTCGGGCGACTCCAACGTGCGGGTGTTCGAGCTCTTCCTCACCTGGGTGCAGTCGGGCTTTTCGCTGGATCTTCCGCCCAAGGCGGGGCTGCTCGTGCCCTTCTTCAAGGAGGTGAGCTATCCGCTGGGCGTGCTGGGCTTCGTCATCCTCACCTACCTGGTGATCGTGGGGGCGAGCAACGCGGTCAACCTCACCGACGGCCTGGATGGCCTGGCCATCATGCCCGTGATCATGGTGGGCTCGGCCCTGGGCATCTTTGCCTACGTGACGGGCAATGCGGTCTATGCGCGCTACCTGCTGTTTCCGCACATTCCGGGCTCGGGCGAGCTGCTGGTGTTCTGCGCGGCCATGGCGGGGGCGGGCCTGGCCTTCCTGTGGTTCAACACCCATCCGGCGCAGATCTTCATGGGCGACGTGGGGGCGCTGGCCCTGGGCGGGGCGCTGGGCACGATAGCGGTGATCGTGCGCCAGGAAATCGTGCTCGCGATCATGGGCGGCATCTTCGTCGTCGAGGCCATCTCGGTGATGGCGCAGGTCACCTGGTTCAAGTACACCAAGCGCCGCTACGGCGAGGGGCGGCGCATCCTGAAGATGGCGCCGCTGCACCACCATTTCGAAAAGAGCGGCTGGAAGGAGACGCAGGTGGTGGTGCGCTTCTGGATCATCACCATGCTGCTGTGCCTCGTGGGCCTGGCCACGCTGAAACTGCGATGA
- the mraZ gene encoding division/cell wall cluster transcriptional repressor MraZ: MFQGASSLSLDAKGRLAVPTRHREPLLAEAAGQLTITKHPDGCLMVFPRPAWEAFSARIAQLPMQAQWWKRIFLGNAMDVEMDGTGRVLISPELRAAAGLVKEAVLLGMGTHFELWDKATYEAKEAAAMQAQMPDVFKDFSF, translated from the coding sequence GTGTTCCAAGGCGCATCTTCGCTGAGTCTGGATGCCAAGGGGCGTCTGGCGGTGCCCACGCGCCATCGCGAGCCGCTGCTGGCCGAGGCGGCCGGCCAGCTCACGATCACCAAGCACCCCGACGGTTGCCTGATGGTCTTTCCGCGCCCGGCGTGGGAAGCCTTCAGCGCGCGCATCGCCCAACTGCCCATGCAGGCGCAGTGGTGGAAGCGGATCTTTCTGGGCAATGCCATGGACGTGGAGATGGATGGCACCGGCCGGGTGCTGATCTCGCCCGAGCTGCGTGCGGCGGCGGGCCTGGTCAAGGAGGCCGTGCTGCTGGGCATGGGCACGCACTTCGAGCTCTGGGACAAGGCCACCTACGAGGCCAAGGAAGCCGCGGCCATGCAGGCGCAGATGCCTGACGTGTTCAAGGACTTTTCTTTCTGA
- the hslV gene encoding ATP-dependent protease subunit HslV, producing MEQFHGTTILSVRRQLPDGSMQVALGGDGQVTLGNIVLKGSARKVRRLYHDKVLAGFAGATADAFTLFERFEAKLEKHQGQLTRAAIELTKDWRTDRVLRRLEAMLAVADESASLIITGNGDVLEPELGLVAIGSGGAYAHSAAKALLQNTDLSALEITRKALEIAGELCIYTNMHHTIETL from the coding sequence ATGGAACAGTTTCACGGAACCACCATCCTGAGCGTGCGCCGTCAGTTGCCCGACGGGAGCATGCAGGTCGCGCTTGGCGGCGACGGCCAGGTCACGCTGGGCAACATCGTCCTCAAGGGCAGCGCGCGCAAGGTGCGCAGGCTCTACCACGACAAGGTGCTCGCCGGCTTTGCCGGTGCCACGGCCGACGCCTTCACGCTGTTCGAGCGCTTCGAGGCCAAGCTGGAAAAGCACCAGGGGCAGCTCACGCGCGCGGCCATCGAGCTCACCAAGGACTGGCGCACCGACCGCGTGCTGCGCCGCCTCGAAGCCATGCTGGCGGTGGCCGACGAAAGCGCCTCGCTCATCATCACCGGCAACGGCGACGTGCTCGAACCCGAGCTCGGTCTGGTGGCCATAGGCTCGGGCGGCGCCTATGCCCATTCGGCGGCCAAGGCGCTGCTGCAGAACACCGACCTGTCGGCGCTGGAGATCACGCGCAAGGCGCTGGAGATTGCCGGCGAGCTGTGCATCTACACCAACATGCACCACACGATAGAGACGCTTTAG